A single window of Streptomyces diastaticus subsp. diastaticus DNA harbors:
- a CDS encoding FUSC family protein has translation MSTLRRVVPGWLGRSLRAARAPFPRAAAVRGALAVSLPLMVGLLLGQPVAGVVVGLGGLWAVGQDSAAPYKARALRIAALGGSAAVGLLAGATALRYGDTVGIAALLAVAGLVSGWVSVGGPLASVAGMHLLLGATVGTGIPVPGPWWAGPLELLGGALFALALTCLPWLWRRHSPEREAVIAVFDAAERALSRAGTPGATEARARMTLALNTAQDLLAVHSSRKHAERETPVGGLIAAFRAAVHLVEAVTALMVEGRPLPPAVLRVPSLLAARVVPPVRAGRPAPDGATGHGPEPEPPFAADTPGLRALAEVYRAPGRSLTLLPDPPAYDGPRLADRLRFALLLGGCTLAAVVVAQLLHGPRGYWLPMTVAFLYKPDLGPVFGRALNRCLGTVAGVGMVALVAWLVTDQWAQTLVAAAFGAVMAAGVRYHYALSTFGLTVIVFVFIDFLGDDRQLLPSRVLETVIAAALVLTAHFLTRPDSWRVRAELRVAAADRAWRRYDRRAPAASPDERHELRRTAYRRLAEARQALETAGAEPHRDPERFPVLERRVARAEEGCDAVTAYVVAGGRR, from the coding sequence GTGAGCACGCTGCGCCGCGTCGTGCCCGGGTGGCTCGGGCGGTCGTTGCGCGCCGCGCGGGCGCCGTTCCCGCGGGCCGCCGCGGTGCGCGGGGCGCTGGCCGTCTCGCTGCCGCTCATGGTGGGGCTGCTGCTCGGCCAGCCCGTGGCCGGGGTCGTCGTCGGGCTCGGCGGACTGTGGGCGGTCGGCCAGGACAGTGCCGCCCCCTACAAGGCGCGGGCGCTGCGGATCGCGGCGCTCGGCGGGTCGGCCGCGGTCGGGCTGCTGGCCGGGGCGACGGCCCTGCGGTACGGCGACACGGTGGGGATCGCGGCGCTGCTGGCGGTGGCGGGGCTGGTGTCGGGGTGGGTGAGCGTCGGAGGGCCGCTCGCCTCGGTGGCGGGGATGCACCTGCTGCTGGGGGCGACCGTCGGCACCGGCATCCCCGTCCCCGGCCCCTGGTGGGCGGGGCCGCTGGAACTGCTGGGCGGCGCCCTGTTCGCGCTGGCGCTGACCTGCCTGCCCTGGCTCTGGCGGCGCCACAGCCCCGAGCGGGAGGCGGTCATCGCCGTCTTCGACGCGGCCGAGCGGGCCCTGTCGCGGGCCGGCACTCCGGGCGCGACCGAGGCGCGGGCCCGTATGACACTGGCGCTCAACACGGCGCAGGACCTGCTCGCCGTGCACAGCTCCCGCAAGCACGCCGAGCGGGAGACGCCCGTCGGCGGGCTGATCGCGGCGTTCCGGGCCGCCGTCCACCTGGTCGAGGCGGTCACCGCGCTCATGGTGGAGGGCCGCCCGCTGCCGCCCGCGGTGCTCCGGGTGCCCTCGCTGCTGGCCGCCCGGGTGGTCCCGCCGGTACGCGCCGGTCGCCCGGCGCCGGACGGCGCGACCGGGCACGGCCCGGAGCCGGAGCCGCCGTTCGCCGCCGACACGCCGGGGCTGCGGGCGCTGGCCGAGGTGTACCGGGCGCCGGGCCGCTCGCTGACGCTGCTGCCCGACCCGCCCGCCTACGACGGTCCGCGGCTCGCCGACCGGCTGCGGTTCGCCCTGCTGCTGGGCGGGTGCACGCTGGCCGCGGTCGTCGTGGCGCAGCTTCTGCACGGGCCGCGCGGCTACTGGCTGCCGATGACCGTGGCCTTCCTGTACAAGCCGGACCTCGGGCCGGTCTTCGGTCGGGCCCTCAACCGCTGCCTCGGCACGGTGGCCGGGGTCGGCATGGTGGCGCTGGTGGCGTGGCTGGTGACCGACCAGTGGGCGCAGACGCTGGTGGCGGCGGCCTTCGGCGCGGTGATGGCGGCGGGCGTGCGCTACCACTACGCGCTCTCCACCTTCGGCCTGACCGTGATCGTCTTCGTCTTCATCGACTTCCTCGGCGACGACCGGCAGCTCCTGCCCTCCCGGGTCCTGGAGACGGTGATCGCCGCGGCCCTGGTCCTCACCGCGCACTTCCTGACCCGCCCCGACTCGTGGCGGGTGCGGGCCGAACTGCGCGTCGCCGCCGCCGACCGCGCCTGGCGCCGCTACGACCGGCGGGCCCCGGCCGCCTCCCCCGACGAGCGGCACGAGCTGCGCCGTACCGCCTACCGCCGGCTCGCCGAGGCCCGCCAGGCGCTGGAGACCGCCGGCGCCGAACCGCACCGGGATCCCGAGCGCTTCCCGGTGCTGGAGCGCCGGGTGGCCCGCGCCGAGGAGGGGTGCGACGCGGTCACGGCCTACGTGGTGGCCGGCGGGCGGCGCTGA
- a CDS encoding PadR family transcriptional regulator yields the protein MVTDRRASWLRGVLDLLVLSCLTDGESYGYEIAKRLDEAGLGQIKGGTLYPVLNRLEEAGLVRAEFRAAERGPGRRYYRLTPEGRRGLKEQGAAWRAFHRAVEDALVRGEKDV from the coding sequence ATGGTGACGGACAGGAGGGCCAGCTGGCTCAGAGGCGTGCTCGATCTGCTGGTGCTGTCCTGCCTGACGGACGGCGAGAGCTACGGCTACGAGATCGCCAAGCGCCTCGACGAGGCCGGCCTCGGCCAGATCAAGGGCGGCACGCTCTACCCCGTACTCAACCGGCTGGAGGAGGCCGGTCTCGTACGGGCGGAGTTCCGGGCCGCCGAGCGCGGCCCGGGGCGGCGCTACTACCGGTTGACCCCGGAAGGCCGCCGGGGCCTCAAGGAGCAGGGCGCGGCGTGGCGGGCGTTCCACCGCGCCGTCGAGGACGCGCTGGTCCGGGGGGAGAAGGACGTATGA
- a CDS encoding GntR family transcriptional regulator, translating to MGHATPTAERAYEHVKDLILDGTYGSGELLTEGQVATELGVSRTPVREAFLRLRSDGFLELYPKRGALVVPVSVGEGRDIMQARLLLESFALDTLAARGHEALRRVGADLAARCGPAATPREARDAGRAYHAALVAAAGNRTVTGLFATLWHQHQRFTAAALAGRQEVAEDTAEHLALARALQDGDAPAAKELLHRHIGSILRRAGVDGTELDLPDRVG from the coding sequence ATGGGACACGCGACACCGACCGCCGAGCGCGCCTACGAGCACGTGAAGGACCTCATCCTCGACGGCACCTACGGCAGCGGTGAACTCCTCACCGAAGGACAGGTCGCCACCGAGCTGGGCGTGTCCCGCACTCCGGTCCGCGAGGCGTTCCTGAGGCTGCGCTCCGACGGCTTCCTGGAGCTGTACCCCAAGCGGGGCGCCCTCGTCGTCCCCGTCTCCGTCGGCGAGGGGCGCGACATCATGCAGGCCCGCCTGCTCCTGGAGAGCTTCGCCCTCGACACCCTCGCCGCGCGCGGCCACGAGGCGCTGCGCCGCGTCGGTGCCGACCTGGCCGCCCGCTGCGGGCCCGCCGCCACCCCGCGCGAGGCCCGCGACGCCGGGCGCGCCTACCACGCGGCGCTGGTCGCCGCCGCGGGCAACCGCACCGTGACCGGCCTCTTCGCCACCCTCTGGCACCAGCACCAGCGGTTCACCGCCGCCGCACTCGCCGGCCGCCAGGAGGTCGCCGAGGACACCGCCGAACACCTGGCACTGGCCCGTGCCCTCCAGGACGGCGACGCGCCGGCCGCCAAGGAACTCCTGCACCGGCACATCGGCTCCATCCTGCGCCGCGCCGGGGTGGACGGTACGGAACTGGACCTCCCGGACCGGGTCGGCTGA
- a CDS encoding ABC transporter permease, translating into MSTPGTLTGPARTDPTAPGYRPGRTLPLRVEAVRQLRRRRTQVMAAVLALLPVVMVAAFAIGGEPERRGRVNLMDTATASGLNFAAVCLFVSAGFLLVVPVALFCGDTVASEAGWSSLRYLLAAPVPRARLLWSKLVVALAFSAAAMVLLPLVGLLVGILAYGWGPLQIPTGGALPAGEALGRLAVVVAFVYVSQLVTAGLAFWLSTRTDAPLGAVGGAVGLTIVGNVLDAVTALGDWRAFLPAHWQFAWVDALQPEIAWSGMLQGASVSVSYALVLFALAFRGFAGKDIVS; encoded by the coding sequence ATGAGCACCCCCGGCACCCTCACCGGCCCCGCCCGCACCGACCCGACCGCCCCGGGCTACCGGCCCGGCCGGACCCTGCCGCTGCGGGTCGAGGCGGTCCGTCAGCTTCGCCGGCGCCGTACCCAGGTGATGGCGGCGGTGCTGGCCCTGCTGCCGGTCGTCATGGTGGCCGCCTTCGCCATCGGCGGCGAGCCCGAGCGGCGCGGCCGGGTCAACCTCATGGACACCGCCACCGCCTCCGGGCTCAACTTCGCGGCGGTCTGCCTCTTCGTCTCCGCCGGGTTCCTGCTGGTCGTCCCGGTCGCCCTGTTCTGCGGCGACACGGTGGCGAGCGAGGCGGGCTGGTCCTCGCTGCGGTACCTGCTGGCGGCGCCCGTGCCGCGGGCCCGCCTGCTGTGGAGCAAACTCGTCGTCGCGCTGGCCTTCAGCGCCGCCGCGATGGTGCTGCTGCCCCTGGTCGGCCTGCTCGTCGGCATCCTCGCCTACGGCTGGGGGCCGCTCCAGATCCCCACCGGCGGCGCCCTCCCGGCGGGTGAGGCCCTCGGCCGCCTCGCCGTGGTGGTGGCGTTCGTGTACGTGTCGCAGCTCGTCACCGCCGGTCTGGCGTTCTGGCTCTCGACCCGCACCGACGCCCCGCTCGGCGCGGTCGGCGGCGCGGTCGGCCTGACCATCGTCGGCAACGTCCTGGACGCCGTGACCGCCCTCGGCGACTGGCGCGCCTTCCTGCCCGCCCACTGGCAGTTCGCCTGGGTCGACGCGCTCCAGCCGGAGATCGCCTGGTCCGGGATGCTCCAGGGCGCCTCGGTCTCCGTCAGCTACGCCCTGGTCCTCTTCGCGCTGGCCTTCCGGGGCTTCGCGGGCAAGGACATCGTGTCCTGA